One genomic segment of Dehalogenimonas alkenigignens includes these proteins:
- a CDS encoding sensor histidine kinase produces MRSLAWKLGAALVMVAVIAIGIMAVITNLNTSRQFQSYIETSPAFIETVSRTLAVFYAQNRSWAGVENLLPQLVANTSDRLVVADSSGQIVGDTAGELSGVNLSQTDLTGGYTIRTMMGFQGGMGGGGQIVGQAFYVGQTGVAAEQAFLNQTNRWLWLSGGIAVILAVVLAVILARNFIRPLRALDTGAREIASGNLGYRVKIDSGDEAGRLAESFNAMAGSLQQSEEARKRLLADVAHELRTPLTIISGTVDAISDGVLPADEKQLKIIKSESQVLTRLIADLRDLSLAEAGELKLELSSVDLADLVRRKAEQFKPLAEAKGISLISEAAEALPSVPGDWVRLEQVFANLFSNAIRHTPAGGRITVSFNPDTLEGTPAVTAAVTDTGEGMTIEQLEHIFDRFYRVEDSRARAEGNGAGLGLAIVKQMVAAHHGRVRVESRPGRGSTFHITLPAAG; encoded by the coding sequence ATGAGAAGCCTGGCCTGGAAGCTGGGCGCGGCGCTTGTAATGGTAGCCGTAATCGCCATAGGCATTATGGCGGTTATCACCAACCTGAACACCAGCCGGCAGTTCCAATCTTATATCGAAACCAGCCCGGCTTTTATTGAAACAGTCAGCCGGACGCTGGCTGTTTTTTACGCTCAGAACCGGTCGTGGGCCGGCGTTGAAAACCTGCTGCCGCAGCTGGTGGCCAACACCAGCGACCGGTTGGTTGTTGCCGACAGTTCAGGGCAGATTGTCGGCGATACCGCCGGCGAATTATCCGGGGTTAATCTCAGCCAGACTGATTTGACCGGCGGCTATACCATCCGCACCATGATGGGATTCCAGGGCGGCATGGGCGGCGGGGGCCAGATCGTGGGTCAGGCTTTCTACGTCGGGCAAACCGGGGTCGCCGCCGAACAGGCTTTCCTGAATCAAACCAACCGCTGGTTGTGGCTTTCCGGCGGTATCGCCGTCATCCTCGCTGTCGTACTCGCCGTCATCCTAGCCCGAAATTTCATCCGGCCGCTCCGGGCGCTTGACACCGGCGCCAGGGAAATTGCCTCCGGCAACCTCGGCTATAGAGTGAAGATCGACAGCGGCGACGAAGCCGGTCGGCTGGCGGAATCTTTCAATGCCATGGCGGGTTCGCTGCAGCAGAGCGAGGAAGCCCGCAAGCGGCTGCTTGCCGATGTCGCTCACGAACTAAGAACACCCTTAACGATCATCAGCGGTACGGTTGACGCGATCAGCGACGGCGTCCTGCCCGCCGATGAGAAGCAGTTAAAAATCATTAAAAGCGAATCTCAAGTCCTGACCAGACTGATCGCTGATCTCCGCGACCTGTCTCTGGCCGAAGCCGGCGAGCTGAAATTGGAACTGTCATCGGTTGACCTGGCAGACCTGGTCCGCCGAAAAGCGGAACAGTTCAAGCCACTGGCCGAAGCTAAAGGCATCTCCCTGATTTCAGAAGCGGCTGAAGCCCTGCCCTCAGTACCGGGGGACTGGGTGCGGTTGGAACAGGTTTTCGCCAACCTGTTTTCCAACGCCATCCGCCACACCCCGGCTGGCGGCCGGATCACTGTCTCTTTCAATCCCGACACGCTCGAAGGAACTCCGGCGGTCACCGCCGCGGTGACGGATACCGGCGAGGGTATGACCATCGAGCAACTGGAACATATCTTCGACCGGTTCTACCGCGTCGAAGATTCTCGCGCCCGCGCCGAGGGCAATGGCGCCGGACTGGGGCTGGCAATTGTCAAACAGATGGTGGCCGCCCATCACGGCCGGGTCAGGGTCGAAAGCCGCCCCGGCCGTGGCTCGACATTCCATATCACCCTGCCTGCGGCGGGCTGA